A segment of the Candidatus Andeanibacterium colombiense genome:
CGGCTCGATCATAACCGGGTCCACGCGATCTGCAGCCAGCAGTTGGCGGACGAGATCGGCCATTCGCCCGATATCGACACGCTCGCCAAGCAGACGTTCCTGATTCACAGCGACCTGCCCGACAGTTTCGCGGCTTGGAAGAACGCGCTCGGTCTCGAAAAATTGCAGCCGCAGGCGATCGATCATTACGATTCCGGCCAGCTGATGCTTGAAGCCGCGGCGCAGGGCCTCGGCATCGCGATCATGCATGACGACCACTTCCGCCGGGCTTCCGACAAAAAGCTCGCGCGGCTGTATGACGTTGACGTGGAGAGCCCCTATTCCTACTGGTTCGTCTGCCGGCCGAAGTCGCTCGAACAACGCCCGGTAAAGCTGTTCCATGACTGGATGCTGGATATCGGCCTCTAGTCGCTGCGGGCCACCCAGCCCTTAGAAAGCGTACCCCAGTGTTTGAAGCAATCGCCGCAAGTTTCGCGGTCGTCGCCCTCGCGGAGATCGGCGACAAGACCATGCTGCTCGCCATCGTGCTGGCCGCCCGGTTCCGCAAGCCGCTGCCGATCATCGGCGGCATTCTCCTCGCAACCCTGGCCAACCATGCCGTGGCAAGCTTTGCCGGGGCGGAAGCCGCGGCCTGGTTCGACGGCTACTGGTTCCGCATCGCGGTCGCCCTCGGCTTCATCGCAATGGGCCTGTGGACGCTTGTGCCGGACAAGTTCGAGGAAGACGACAAGCCGAAGGAGCGGTTCGGACCGTTCCTGACCACGCTGATCGCGTTCT
Coding sequences within it:
- a CDS encoding TMEM165/GDT1 family protein, with amino-acid sequence MFEAIAASFAVVALAEIGDKTMLLAIVLAARFRKPLPIIGGILLATLANHAVASFAGAEAAAWFDGYWFRIAVALGFIAMGLWTLVPDKFEEDDKPKERFGPFLTTLIAFFLVEIGDKTQVATIALGARYHDVLAVTTGTTLGMLAANVPAVLLGDKLVQKISLKYIRWTAAALFVVLGVWMLTSI